One Microbacterium marinum genomic window, GTCGGGATCGTCGCTCAGCGCGACCTGCCGGCCTGCGACGAGATGGAGTCGTTCACTGTCGAAGAAGATCGGGCAGCCCTCTCCGCGACCTCCGCGCCCACGCCCGACGCCGTACCGCCGGTACGTCGGGCCGAGCGCCGCCAGAATGGTCCGCGCGGTGTGCGGGAGCACCTCCTGCGCGGCCAGGATCGCGGGTCGCTCCCGTCGGAGAGCGGATACGAGGTTCGGCGCTCGTCGCGACCATCGATCCGCGGGTGTGGTCAGGAACTCGGGGACGGGGCGGCGGACGTTGTACGACGTGACGAGGATCGCATCGTCCGGCGTGGTGGTCGACATGACGCTCCTCATGTCCGGCTCCGTCTCGCGTGCCGCAGGCGCGCCCGGTTGATCGCCACCTTCGTCCACCGGACGGGGGGAAAATCGGCGGGCCAGTGGATGACGACGGTCGACAGTCCGCGGCGCAGCCGGCGGACGAAACCGCGTCCATCGCCGAAGGGTCGCATGGAGATCCCGACCGCGGCATCCCGTGCGAAGGCGATCGGATGCCGCTCCCCGATGTGGAACGCGAGGTCGAGATCGTCGTGGATGCGCGTCGACTCTCGGTGCACCCGGTGGCGAGCCGCCCGCCACGCGCGCGCACGGATGCCCAGGTTCGAACCGAACAGAGGCAGGTGTCCGAGCGTGAGCGAGCCCACCAGCGCGTATGACCCCAGGTAGACGATGGCCAACGGTGTCCGGAGCGCGGTGGGGCCGTCGGCGAAACGCGCCGCCCCGACGAGGGCTGCCGCGTCGGGCCGCGCCGCTGCACGGGTGCGCATCGCCGCCACCCAGGTGGAGCCGGGGATCGAGTCGGCGTCGAGGCGGAGGATGAGGGGATGGCGGGCGGCGTCGTATCCGGCCGCGGCGGCTGCGGGGATGCCGGGCGTCTCGCATCGGACGACGCGTGCACCCGCTGCGGCGGCGACTGCGGCCGTGTCGTCGGAGGAAGCGTTGTCCACGACGATCACCTCGTCCGGCGGCGATGACTGCGCCGCGAGGGCACGGAGGCACCGTTCGAGCACAGCGGCGTCATCCTTGACCGGGATCACGACCGATACCGCGGGGGCGGAGGCCGTGACCAGGTTCATCTCCCGATCCTCACATCATGAGCCCGCCCGTGGGCGCTGGTGGGGGGAGCCTTGACCTGGCGATGAGGATGTGTCAATGGACCGTTGGGCGCAAGCCCTGCCCCGACAGCATCTGCATCAGTAGCGTGGGCGTATGAGCACTCGAGAGTACGACCTGGTCGTCATCGGAGCGGGACCGGTCGGAGAGAACGTCGCCGACCGTGCGGTCCGCGGCGGGTTGAGCGTCGCGATCGTGGAGAGCGAGCTCGTCGGAGGCGAGTGCTCGTACTGGGCGTGCATGCCGTCGAAGGCCCTGCTTCGCGCACCCGCGGCGCTCCGCGCCGCCCGCGATGTGGCGGGCGCCGCCGAGGCCGTCACGGGCGGCGTCGACGTGGCTGCCGTGTTGGCGCGCCGCGATCGGATCGTCCACGAGTGGCAGGACACGTCGCAGGTCGACTGGCTGCAGGGCGTGGGGATCGACCTCATCCGTGGGTTCGGTCGAGTGACAGCGGAGCGCGAGGTGAGCGTCGAGGCGGCGGACGGCACGGCGACCGTTCTCCGCGCCCGGCACGCGGTGGCCGTCTGCACGGGCTCGGCGGCTCTCATTCCCGACATCGACGGCCTGGTGGATGCCGCCCCGTGGACGAGCCGCGAGGCGACGGCGGTGCGCGACGTGCCCGCGTCGCTCGTGATCCTCGGCGGCGGCGTTGTGGGGGTCGAGATGGCGACGGCGTTCGTCGCGCTCGGCTCGACGGTGACGGTCATCGCCCGTTCCGGTCTGCTCGGCGGGATGGAGGAGATCGCAGGCGAGGCGGTCGCTGCCTCGTTGCACGCAGCGGGCGCGACGGTGAGAACCGGCGCGCAGGCGACGCGCGTGGAACGTGCCGGGGACGGCGTGACCGTCACTCTTGCGGACGGCGCGGTCGTGCAGGCCGAGGAGATCCTCGTCGCCACCGGGCGGGTGCCGCGAACCAGCGGTATCGGGCTGGACGTCGTGGGGCTCGAGGACGGTGGCTGGATCGACGTGGACGACACCCTCCGGGTCCGCGGGTCCGAGTGGCTGTACGCGGCCGGCGACGTCACGCACCGGGCGCTTCTCACCCACCAGGGCAAGTATCAGGCGCGGATCGCCGGCGACGTTATCGCCCGCCGGGCGCGCGGTGAGGATCTCGACACCCAGGCCTGGGGCCGGCACGCGGCGACGGCCGACCACTCCGCCGTCCCGCAGGTGGTCTTCACCGACCCTGAGGTCGCAGCTGTCGGTGCGACCGCGGCGTCGGCTCGCGCGGACGGTCTCGATGTCACCGTGATCGACTACGACCTCTCCTGGATCGCTGGAGCGAGTACCCACTCGGATCGCTTCGAGGGCACTGCCCGTGCCGTGGTCGACGACGCGAGGGGCGTCCTCGTCGGCGCGACGTTCGTCGGACCGGACACGGCCGAACTGCTCCACGCCGCCACGATCGCCATCGTGGGCGAGGTTCCGCTCCACCGGCTGTGGCACGCGGTCCCTGCGTATCCGACGATCAGCGAGGTGTGGCTCCGCTGGTTGGAGGAGTACGGCCTCTGACCGGCATCAGCGCCGCCGGCTCGACTGGATCCGTGTCGTGAGCTGGTGCGCGTGGGCGAGGAGCAGGCGCCCGAGCGTCGGCAGGCGGTCGCGGTCGAAGCGGAACTGGACGCCCGTCAGACTGAGGGCGAATGCCGGCCGGCCGGTCTGGTCGAACACCGCGGCACCCAGGCCCCACGATCCCTCGACGATGAGCCCGGGGTTCACGGCGTAGCCACGGTCGCGCGTTTCGCGCACGCGCCTGCGCAGCGCGTCCGCATCGTGGGCTGAGCCCCACCGCGTGGCGAGGTCGGCGTGCCGGTCGAGGTAGACCTCGACCTCGTCGTCCGGGAGGAACGCGAGGATGGCGAGACCCGCCGAGGCCACCCCCAGTGGGAATCGCACTCCCTCGCTGAGGACGAAGGATCGAATCGGGAAGGCGCCCTCCTCGCGGGTGAGGCAGACCGTCTCGTCGCCCCGCCGGACCGAGAGGAACGCACTCTCCTCGGTCTTCACCGCCAGCGACCGGACGATGTCGCCGGCGAGATGAGCGATGTCGTACCGAGGCGCGGCGGCGGAGCCCATGAGGTACAGCTCCGGTCCCGGGAGCCACCGCGACGTGCGCTCGTCCTGATCCACGAGGCCTTCGGCGCGGAGGGCGGACAGCAGTCGATGCGTCGTCGACCGTGTCAGCGCGGCTTCCGCGGCGAGCTCCTGGATGCCGCGACCCTCCGTCCCGCCGGCCGACACCAGCCGGAGAAGCGCGGCGGCGCGCGCGATCGCCTGGGCGCCGGGGACGGAGGGCGTGCTGTCCATGATGTGGACACTAAGCGCGCTCTCGTCCACATCGCAAGCGAGCGTTGGCGCATCGCGAGGCGCAGTCGCAAGGTGGAGGGACGACACGAAGGAGTGTGACGTGATCGACAA contains:
- a CDS encoding glycosyltransferase family 2 protein, whose product is MNLVTASAPAVSVVIPVKDDAAVLERCLRALAAQSSPPDEVIVVDNASSDDTAAVAAAAGARVVRCETPGIPAAAAAGYDAARHPLILRLDADSIPGSTWVAAMRTRAAARPDAAALVGAARFADGPTALRTPLAIVYLGSYALVGSLTLGHLPLFGSNLGIRARAWRAARHRVHRESTRIHDDLDLAFHIGERHPIAFARDAAVGISMRPFGDGRGFVRRLRRGLSTVVIHWPADFPPVRWTKVAINRARLRHARRSRT
- a CDS encoding dihydrolipoyl dehydrogenase family protein, encoding MSTREYDLVVIGAGPVGENVADRAVRGGLSVAIVESELVGGECSYWACMPSKALLRAPAALRAARDVAGAAEAVTGGVDVAAVLARRDRIVHEWQDTSQVDWLQGVGIDLIRGFGRVTAEREVSVEAADGTATVLRARHAVAVCTGSAALIPDIDGLVDAAPWTSREATAVRDVPASLVILGGGVVGVEMATAFVALGSTVTVIARSGLLGGMEEIAGEAVAASLHAAGATVRTGAQATRVERAGDGVTVTLADGAVVQAEEILVATGRVPRTSGIGLDVVGLEDGGWIDVDDTLRVRGSEWLYAAGDVTHRALLTHQGKYQARIAGDVIARRARGEDLDTQAWGRHAATADHSAVPQVVFTDPEVAAVGATAASARADGLDVTVIDYDLSWIAGASTHSDRFEGTARAVVDDARGVLVGATFVGPDTAELLHAATIAIVGEVPLHRLWHAVPAYPTISEVWLRWLEEYGL
- a CDS encoding IclR family transcriptional regulator; the protein is MDSTPSVPGAQAIARAAALLRLVSAGGTEGRGIQELAAEAALTRSTTHRLLSALRAEGLVDQDERTSRWLPGPELYLMGSAAAPRYDIAHLAGDIVRSLAVKTEESAFLSVRRGDETVCLTREEGAFPIRSFVLSEGVRFPLGVASAGLAILAFLPDDEVEVYLDRHADLATRWGSAHDADALRRRVRETRDRGYAVNPGLIVEGSWGLGAAVFDQTGRPAFALSLTGVQFRFDRDRLPTLGRLLLAHAHQLTTRIQSSRRR